In Tachysurus vachellii isolate PV-2020 chromosome 10, HZAU_Pvac_v1, whole genome shotgun sequence, the following proteins share a genomic window:
- the cdan1 gene encoding codanin-1: MAALLESLLRRDVELCRALNWLQGQSDCSRDQDLLLTVRKQEFVPFLLNFLRDQSSNSLTHGPSTPAKTTSSTRSLRAHGSSSERRASNRASASQGTRSASRVQLFSPAPSTSHPDHPNEQDSPLTASQSLTGISAFSSPSFSSGWSSAPRHMTSERRSAQRHCLADFMTSPPDTQASPTFQPHRGRRRSSGFGASSSNRQTAARSGNSVEAGSCDVTARKERGGGRTNDPVSPPTQVELNFNNLEDFPPVSVSHATPIATRPSRRINPTPVSAERPNSKPKSCFTSTPLSKPCSPPSIPEATGTGQSTGSSLCLQEERELLKKERSKIAQQSSSPLKPSANVCTPTKSISRSGSKVTPDVQTPCPDPAKVTHTPELDILAELYCTCISENLVPCVFLELFFVLQLLTSWSLSASEPTEMSASVCERKTDFLERTYLGNVHSCVYFAVRVMEKQFTLLSHLDRCTLRLLAENERVATFSPALRDRLAQAQDICTAKVIPSHTTFIHTVPFQPATDNRNNFSSDKAFHIFKKQRDIFYELLREWADYHKEPGWEFQAALGHRVRGIVSQLSAAGNHCHFARLFQKQLVQMCKGHMELSSPGDAPDADLLGMVGADSLGRLKRLQERLIQPQALSGPCPPPSFPGHQEFFRDFLQAASCCQLNQHLKDGLCQQLLQLNEVSILGPDSSSTTGEVEGDGDMEQQDEKQRFSSVLLVARLLAKFLGLISFMPYQTSEAPSKEIREAAVALRSKSAPVLDVSALLMSCVRRKRTVLTVPWLVEFLSMLDYTGPFLPCYRSALGFLLQIYRRMRLGNDGEQCYLNQMLLVAVLGWLFQIPVFPEDLLFSISVQELEDLGNHTSSQGLDNLPLVDQQLLYTCCPYLGEFRKLLAAFVSGSASKTGGLIRKITPTSAEPRGPSTTITQQKLQLDLEQAFFHNQPPSLKRTVEFVAERVGSNCVKHIKATLVTQLVQGGEKSLRDGLGSDSVNAAKLNDSICAMLCDAAMQALERATRFCSENAPRAVRVLLPDETSQAVLTTSEHITTRLATEKACSWLSSNITTLIKREWKSTFERVMKNVPCPTSTASVDGGGSGKSVQTQKSASGPDAGSSCPQDCSHKGPLASDVIIELKEVLSIAVGPRSEEEVLTVQQISSLLDKVGQTLTCRKFMSAVAEQMLLRCTVLLACKLVSGELPLVSPAGGNGKDAADVGSLLNELVVLWTRIPSTHVTLHLLFTEPTLTAIINANDLQRYTYLLFVQTLMEKGLLTKEEMGSHWAKLSEFSFPVESIASFQKLCLSSPLPVPLVKSNDLLQISQ, from the exons ATGGCGGCTCTTTTGGAATCGTTGCTCCGGAGAGACGTGGAGTTGTGCAGAGCTTTGAACTGGCTGCAAGGACAAAGT GACTGTAGCAGAGACCAAGATCTGCTTTTAACAGTCAGGAAGCAGGAGTTTGTTCCATTCCTCCTGAATTTCCTGAGGGATCAGAGCAGTAACTCTCTGACTCATGGCCCCAGCACTCCAGCCAAGACAACCAGCAGCACCAGGTCCCTCAGAGCCCATGGATCATCTAGCGAGCGGAGAGCGTCAAACAGAGCATCAGCAAGCCAAGGTACCCGCAGTGCCAGCCGAGTCCAGCTCTTCTCGCCTGCTCCCTCCACATCGCACCCGGACCATCCGAACGAGCAGGACAGTCCACTGACGGCCTCTCAGAGTCTTACAGGAATAAGTGCTTTCAGCAGCCCATCGTTTAGCTCAGGATGGAGTTCAGCCCCAAGACACATGACCTCTGAACGTCGATCTGCTCAGCGCCACTGTCTTGCTGACTTTATGACATCACCTCCAGACACTCAGGCCAGTCCTACATTTCAGCCACACCGAGGGCGCAGGAGAAGTAGCGGGTTTGGAGCGTCTTCGTCAAACCGTCAGACTGCAGCGCGCAGTGGGAATTCTGTGGAGGCTGGCAGCTGTGATGTTACAGCAAGGAAGGAAAGAGGTGGAGGGAGGACTAATGACCCAGTGTCACCACCTACACAAGTAGAGCTTAACTTTAACAATTTGGAGGACTTTCCCCCAGTGAGTGTGTCTCATGCCACCCCCAT AGCAACAAGACCTTCACGGCGCATCAACCCAACACCAGTAAGTGCGGAGCGACCAAACTCTAAACCTAAGAGCTGCTTTACCTCCACACCCCTCAGCAAGCCATGCAGTCCTCCTTCCATTCCAGAGGCCACAGGAACTGGGCAGAGTACAGGGAGCTCACTTTGTCTGCAAGAAGAGAGGGAGCtactaaagaaagaaag GTCTAAAATTGCACAGCAGAGCAGCAGCCCACTGAAGCCCAGTGCAAATGTTTGCACTCCCACTAAATCAATATCAAGGTCAGGCTCAAAGGTGACTCCGGATGTCCAGACACCTTGCCCTGACCCCGCTAAAGTGACTCATacaccagagcttgatattctAGCTGAGCTGTACTGCACGTGCATTTCAG AGAACTTGGTGCCATGTGTGTTCCTGGAGCTGTTCTTTGTGCTGCAGCTGCTGACTTCATGGAGTTTGTCAGCCTCTGAACCTACAGAAATGTCtgccagtgtgtgtgaaagaaagacag ATTTCCTCGAGAGAACTTATCTGGGAAATGTCCACAGCTGTGTGTATTTTGCCGTGCGAGTTATGGAGAAACAGTTTAC TTTGCTTTCACACCTGGACCGCTGCACTCTGCGTCTTCTGGCAGAGAACGAAAGAGTTGCCACTTTCTCTCCAGCCTTACGTGATCGTCTGGCACAAGCTCAAGATATCTGCACAGCTAAG GTAATTCCCAGCCACACCACCTTTATTCATACGGTACCTTTCCAGCCAGCCACCGACAACCGCAATAACTTCAGCAGTGACAAGGCCTTCCACATCTTTAAGAAACAAag AGATATATTTTATGAGCTGCTAAGAGAATGGGCAGATTATCATAAGGAGCCAGGATGGGAGTTTCAGGCAGCTTTAGGCCACCGGGTCAG GGGAATAGTCAGTCAATTGAGCGCAGCAGGAAACCACTGCCACTTTGCCAGACTTTTCCAGAAGCAGCTGGTTCAG ATGTGTAAGGGCCATATGGAGCTCAGCTCTCCTGGTGATGCTCCGGATGCAGATCTGCTGGGCATGGTGGGGGCAGACAGCCTGGGGAGGCTGAAGCGACTGCAAGAGCGTCTGATCCAGCCGCAGGCTCTAAGTGGCCCTTGCCCTCCACCCTCTTTCCCTGGACACCAGGAGTTCTTCAGAGATTTCCTACAGGCAGCTAGCTG CTGCCAGTTAAACCAACACCTGAAGGATGGTTTGTGTCAGCAGCTGCTCCAGTTGAATGAGGTGTCTATTCTAGGCCCTGACAGCTCGTCAACCACAGGAGAGGTGGAGGGAGATGGAGACATGGAACAGCAG GATGAGAAGCAACGATTCTCTTCAGTACTCCTTGTGGCTCGACTTCTTGCCAAGTTCCTGGGGTTAATTTCCTTTATGCCCTACCAGACCTCTGAGGCACCGTCCAAAGAGATCCGGGAGGCTGCCGTTGCTCTACGCAGTAAG AGTGCCCCGGTGCTGGATGTGTCTGCATTGTTGATGAGTTGTGTGCGTAGGAAGCGCACTGTGCTTACTGTTCCCTGGCTGGTTGAGTTCCTCTCCATGCTGGACTACACCGGCCCATTTCTACCCTGCTACAGGTCTGCTCTGGGATTCCTGCTTCAAATCTACAG gagGATGAGGTTGGGTAACGATGGAGAGCAGTGTTACTTGAACCAGATGTTGTTGGTGGCAGTGCTGGGTTGGCTTTTCCAG ATCCCAGTCTTTCCAGAGGATCTCTTGTTTAGCATCAGTGTGCAGGAACTAGAGGACCTGGGGAATCACACTAGCAGTCAAGGGTTG gaCAATCTGCCTTTAGTGGATCAACAGCTTCTCTATACCTGCTGCCCATATTTAG GGGAATTTCGCAAGCTGTTGGCAGCCTTCGTGTCAGGAAGTGCTTCCAAGACTGGAGGCCTGATCCGCAAGATCACGCCTACATCTGCTGAACCCAGAGGTCCTTCCACCACCATCACTCAGCAGAAACTACAG ctggATCTGGAGCAGGCCTTTTTCCATAATCAGCCTCCTTCACTTAAACGTACTGTGGAGTTTGTGGCTGAACGTGTTGGATCTAACTGTGTCAAACACATCAA GGCCACACTGGTGACTCAGCTGGTGCAGGGTGGAGAGAAGTCTCTCAGGGATGGTTTGGGTTCAGATAGCGTTAATGCAGCCAAGCTGAATGACTCGATCTGTGCTATGCTTTGTGATGCAGCCATGCAGGCCCTGGAGAGAGCCACAAG GTTTTGCAGTGAGAATGCACCAAGAGCTGTAAGGGTTCTTTTGCCTGATGAGACGTCTCAAGCT GTTCTGACAACATCTGAGCACATCACCACACGACTGGCAACTGAGAAAGCCTGCAGCTGGCTCTCGTCAAATATCACAA CTCTTATAAAGAGGGAGTGGAAAAGTACTTTCGAGCGTGTGATGAAGAATGTGCCTTGTCCTACAAGCACCGCGTCTGTGGACGGAGGAGGATCTGGCAAGAGTGTGCAGACACAGAAGAGCGCCTCAGGGCCGGATGCTGGGTCCTCATGCCCACAAGATTGCTCTCACAAAGGTCCACTAGCATCTGATGTTATTATTGAGTTAAAG GAGGTGCTGAGCATTGCAGTAGGGCCCAGATCTGAAGAGGAAGTTCTTACAGTGCAGCAGATTAGCTCTCTGCTAGACAAAGTGGGACAGACACTAACATGTAGAAAG TTCATGTCTGCAGTTGCTGAGCAGATGCTATTGCGTTGTACTGTCTTGTTGGCCTGCAAGCTAG TGTCTGGAGAGTTACCCCTGGTGTCCCCAGCTGGGGGTAACGGGAAGGATGCTGCTGATGTTGGATCTTTATTGAACGAGTTGGTTGTTCTGTGGACTCGTATTCCCTCTACCCATGTAACTTTGCACCTTCTCTTTACTGAGCCTACGCTTACTGCCATCATCAATGCGAATGACCTGCAG AGGTATACCTACCTGCTCTTTGTTCAAACGCTTATGGAGAAAGGCCTTCTGACTAAGGAAGAAATGGGCTCTCACTGGGCAAAACTATCCGAGTTCTCTTTTCCAGTG GAATCCATCGCCAGTTTTCAGAAGCTGTGTCTGTCCTCCCCTTTACCAGTGCCTTTAGTGAAATCTAATGACTTACTACAGATCTCCCAGTGA